A single Tenacibaculum sp. 190524A02b DNA region contains:
- a CDS encoding GEVED domain-containing protein: protein MNLKLKVLIGGLSVAAVSMIGVDYLKQQNALNELAEKRKVHSTFLKESPLNEALQWGKKERKQRGLPPNRYFDQMHLLTMNPATGKMEDGSLAKLREDLLRKRASKGKNTQERNPGDNGNAWVERGPNNVGGRTRVVLFDPNDASNNTVFAGGVSGGLWRNADITNANSQWTRVQNVPGNLSVTSITVDPRDNNRWYVGTGEQYTAGDVVGNGVYVTTDGGTTWNAVNIPAAGEAIINHNASNVFLSGVHFVNDVLAWDNGNSTELFVAVGAHVYGDSGNPRNWLGLQSAGLYRSTDNGTTWNRIESANMRHTFSNRNYYYIPNDLEVSANNTLWMGTIKSALGENGGGRVYSSTNGSTWTEAAASPLTNSNRVELEPSATNANKIYALTQGTENTAPVHIYKTTDGFATATATSLPNDADTGIAANDFCRGQAFYDLVIEADPTNDNVVYVGGIDLFKSTNSGNSWSQLSHWYGGFGFQSVHADQHSIAFGNNNSSRMLFGNDGGIYYSGNAGTNISVRNRGYNVTQFVKAGIGPDGAGDTDGIFSAGAQDNGTQAFRNAVAGINSSTELSDGDGFYTFVDKDGQYMIATYVRNVIYRFNLPWNGQGRRQGGATTLFNDAQNTGDFVNPMGYDSGANRLLSNKSSRTTSDKAILSINVAANTNGTLTNALLNASPTAFQPSPFENNAWYVGLVNGRLLKLTNVTNSSATWSNINTPFVGSISAVRFGATANDIFVTMHNYGVTSVWATTDGGANWVSKEGNLPNIPVRDILQNPLDRNEAILATQLGVWSTSNFNDANPNWSQAYNGMSDVSVTSFDYWDVSGDNTNNKVIASTYGRGVFTGTFTSNAAADTQAPTAPTNLAANSVTETGLTLNWSASTDNVAVTGYDVYQGTTKLGTVTGTTYNVTGLTASTAYTFSVKAKDAAGNESAASNIVNVTTPDATLTYCTSKGNSVSDEYIQRVQLGSIDNTSTGGNGYSDHTSISTNLEKGKSNTITITPKWTGTVYDEGYGVWIDYNQDGDFSDAGETVWTKAKSKDTPVGTSFTVPSSAKDGATRMRIVLKYNATPTACEASFQYGEVEDYTVNITAAVADTQAPTAPSSLASSNVSQTGLTLNWTASTDNVGVTGYDVYQGTTKLTTVTGTTYNVTGLTPDTAYTFSVKAKDEAGNESAASNTVNVTTLKNVVSYCASKGNRDTYEWIDYVSFGGMTNSTGKNGGYGDFTSKVATVAQGSTNQIIVSAGFRSTAYTEYFTVWIDFDQDGTFEESEKTALGSSKSATNRTANISVPAGASLGQTRMRVSMKYNAASTACETFADGEVEDYTVNIVSSSSSLASIAAVSNVSAEPFDTDNVGSLNVFPNPAINNVIVKFGDNESVNFRITNAIGKVVLKGKTVNNTVDISQLKSGIYILEANDVQKSLTTKLIKQ, encoded by the coding sequence ATGAATTTAAAATTAAAGGTTTTGATAGGTGGCTTATCAGTAGCTGCTGTATCAATGATTGGAGTTGATTATTTAAAGCAACAAAACGCTTTAAATGAATTGGCGGAGAAACGTAAAGTTCATAGCACTTTTTTAAAAGAAAGTCCTTTAAATGAAGCGTTACAATGGGGTAAAAAAGAAAGAAAACAAAGAGGATTACCTCCAAACAGATACTTTGATCAAATGCATCTTCTTACAATGAATCCTGCAACAGGAAAAATGGAAGATGGTAGTTTAGCTAAATTGCGAGAAGATTTATTGAGAAAAAGAGCTTCAAAAGGGAAAAATACACAAGAAAGAAATCCAGGAGATAATGGAAACGCTTGGGTAGAAAGAGGTCCTAATAATGTAGGAGGACGTACAAGAGTTGTTTTATTTGATCCTAATGATGCTTCTAATAATACAGTTTTTGCTGGTGGTGTAAGTGGAGGATTGTGGAGAAATGCAGATATTACAAATGCAAATTCACAATGGACTAGAGTCCAAAATGTACCTGGAAATTTATCGGTTACTTCAATAACAGTTGATCCTAGAGATAATAATAGATGGTACGTTGGTACTGGGGAGCAATACACAGCAGGTGATGTTGTAGGAAATGGAGTGTATGTAACGACTGATGGTGGTACTACATGGAACGCTGTAAATATACCAGCAGCAGGAGAAGCAATTATAAATCACAATGCTAGTAATGTTTTCTTATCTGGTGTTCATTTTGTAAATGATGTTTTAGCTTGGGATAATGGAAACTCTACAGAGTTATTTGTTGCTGTTGGAGCACATGTATATGGAGATTCTGGAAATCCAAGAAACTGGTTAGGATTACAATCTGCTGGTTTATATCGTTCTACAGATAATGGAACTACTTGGAATAGAATAGAGTCGGCAAATATGAGGCATACTTTTAGTAATAGAAACTACTATTACATTCCAAACGACTTAGAAGTAAGTGCTAATAATACACTTTGGATGGGAACTATTAAGTCTGCATTAGGAGAAAATGGTGGTGGTAGAGTGTATAGCTCAACAAATGGTTCAACTTGGACAGAAGCAGCAGCATCTCCATTAACAAATTCAAATAGAGTAGAGTTAGAGCCATCAGCAACTAATGCAAATAAAATTTATGCATTGACACAAGGAACTGAAAACACAGCTCCAGTACATATTTATAAAACTACTGATGGTTTTGCTACAGCCACAGCTACATCGTTACCAAATGATGCAGATACAGGGATTGCTGCAAATGATTTCTGTAGAGGACAGGCGTTTTATGATTTAGTTATTGAAGCAGATCCAACTAATGATAATGTAGTTTATGTTGGAGGTATTGATCTTTTTAAATCAACAAATAGTGGTAATTCATGGTCTCAATTATCTCATTGGTATGGAGGTTTTGGATTTCAAAGTGTACATGCTGATCAGCATTCTATTGCTTTTGGTAATAACAATTCATCAAGAATGTTATTTGGAAATGATGGAGGTATTTATTACTCAGGAAATGCAGGTACTAATATTAGTGTAAGAAATAGAGGTTATAATGTTACACAGTTTGTAAAGGCTGGAATTGGACCTGATGGAGCAGGAGATACAGATGGTATTTTTAGTGCTGGTGCACAAGATAATGGAACACAGGCTTTCAGAAATGCGGTAGCAGGTATTAATAGTTCAACTGAGTTAAGTGATGGAGACGGTTTCTATACATTTGTAGATAAAGATGGTCAGTACATGATTGCTACTTATGTTAGAAATGTAATTTATCGTTTTAATTTACCTTGGAATGGACAAGGAAGAAGGCAAGGAGGTGCAACTACTTTATTTAATGATGCACAAAATACTGGAGATTTTGTAAACCCAATGGGATATGATAGTGGTGCTAACAGATTATTATCTAATAAATCTTCAAGAACCACTTCTGATAAAGCAATTTTAAGCATAAATGTTGCTGCTAATACTAATGGAACTTTAACAAATGCATTATTAAATGCTAGTCCAACTGCTTTCCAACCTTCACCTTTTGAAAACAATGCATGGTATGTTGGTTTAGTTAATGGTAGATTACTGAAGTTAACAAATGTAACGAATAGTAGTGCTACTTGGTCTAACATAAATACTCCTTTTGTAGGGTCTATTTCTGCGGTTAGGTTTGGTGCTACTGCTAATGATATTTTTGTTACTATGCATAACTATGGTGTAACAAGTGTTTGGGCAACTACAGATGGAGGTGCTAACTGGGTAAGTAAAGAAGGTAATTTACCTAATATTCCAGTAAGAGATATTTTACAAAACCCATTAGATAGAAACGAGGCTATTTTAGCAACACAATTAGGAGTTTGGTCAACCTCTAATTTTAACGATGCAAATCCTAACTGGTCACAAGCATATAATGGAATGAGTGATGTGAGTGTTACTTCATTTGATTATTGGGATGTGAGTGGGGATAATACAAATAATAAAGTAATAGCTTCTACATATGGTAGGGGAGTGTTTACAGGAACATTTACAAGTAATGCAGCTGCAGATACGCAAGCACCTACAGCTCCAACTAATTTAGCAGCAAACTCAGTTACTGAAACTGGATTAACTTTAAATTGGTCGGCTTCTACTGATAATGTAGCAGTAACGGGGTATGATGTGTACCAAGGAACAACAAAGTTAGGTACTGTAACTGGAACAACCTATAATGTAACAGGATTAACAGCAAGTACAGCTTATACATTCTCTGTAAAAGCTAAAGATGCTGCAGGAAATGAGTCAGCAGCTAGTAATATTGTTAATGTAACTACTCCTGATGCTACACTTACCTATTGTACTTCAAAAGGAAATAGTGTATCTGATGAATATATTCAAAGAGTTCAATTAGGAAGTATTGATAATACTTCAACTGGAGGAAATGGATATTCAGATCATACAAGTATCTCAACTAATTTAGAGAAAGGGAAATCAAATACAATTACCATTACTCCAAAGTGGACAGGAACTGTTTATGATGAAGGATATGGTGTGTGGATAGATTATAATCAAGATGGAGATTTTTCAGATGCTGGTGAAACAGTATGGACAAAAGCGAAATCTAAAGACACGCCTGTTGGAACTTCGTTTACTGTGCCAAGTTCTGCAAAAGATGGAGCAACAAGAATGCGTATTGTGTTAAAATACAACGCTACTCCAACTGCCTGTGAAGCTTCTTTCCAATATGGAGAAGTAGAAGATTATACAGTAAATATTACAGCTGCAGTTGCAGATACACAAGCACCAACTGCACCAAGTAGTTTAGCTTCGTCAAATGTTTCACAAACTGGATTAACTTTAAATTGGACTGCTTCAACAGATAATGTAGGAGTAACTGGTTATGATGTGTATCAAGGAACTACTAAGTTAACTACGGTTACTGGAACTACTTATAATGTAACAGGATTAACACCTGATACAGCTTATACATTTTCTGTAAAAGCTAAAGATGAAGCAGGAAATGAATCAGCGGCAAGTAATACTGTTAATGTAACTACATTGAAAAACGTGGTTTCTTACTGTGCATCTAAAGGAAATAGAGATACTTATGAGTGGATTGACTATGTTTCTTTTGGTGGAATGACTAATAGTACAGGAAAGAATGGTGGTTATGGAGATTTTACGTCTAAAGTTGCTACAGTAGCACAAGGAAGCACTAATCAAATTATTGTAAGTGCTGGATTTAGAAGCACGGCTTATACAGAATATTTTACAGTTTGGATTGACTTTGATCAAGATGGAACTTTTGAAGAAAGTGAAAAAACGGCATTAGGTTCATCTAAGAGTGCTACTAATAGAACGGCAAATATTTCAGTTCCAGCTGGTGCTAGTTTAGGGCAAACTAGAATGCGTGTTTCTATGAAGTATAATGCAGCTTCAACTGCTTGTGAAACATTTGCAGATGGAGAAGTAGAAGATTATACTGTAAATATTGTAAGTTCATCTTCTTCTTTAGCATCAATTGCTGCTGTAAGTAATGTTTCTGCGGAGCCATTTGATACTGATAATGTAGGTAGTTTAAATGTATTCCCTAATCCAGCAATAAATAATGTTATTGTTAAGTTTGGTGATAATGAGAGTGTTAACTTTAGAATAACAAATGCAATTGGTAAAGTTGTGTTAAAAGGTAAAACTGTTAATAATACTGTAGATATTTCTCAGTTAAAAAGCGGTATATATATATTAGAAGCTAATGATGTTCAAAAATCATTAACAACTAAATTAATTAAGCAATAG
- a CDS encoding GEVED domain-containing protein gives MRHKYLKSLVVASAFIGFTSQIQAQSKNEAQKIRSKYNLTKLRGMKQNFEKDASDEKQQALRLAKQNGWKTKFTAKDGSMLELQRVVDGKPIYYTTFNEDAARSTRTNHLNSGGSLGLNLMGQNMTAHVWDGGIARATHREYDGAGGNNRFSVGDGSSSQNFHAAHVTGTIIASGVTASAKGMAPHAKGVGYDWNNDKAEATTAASNGMLVSNHSYGFRVRDNSGQVIIPQYYFGGYIDESRDWDQIMFNAPQYLMVVAAGNDGNDNTANTNPAGGSGWDKLTGHSTSKNNLVVANAQDANVDSNGNLVSVSINSSSSEGPTDDFRIKPDITGNGTGVYSTYHNGDASYQNLTGTSMASPNVTGSLLLLQEHYNNTHGSYMRAATLKGLALHTADDAGASGPDAVFGWGLLNAKKAAESITKRGNETKIEELTLSAGQTYTITVDADGTNPLLASISWTDRPGVANTGTVNLSTPALVNDLDLRVSKSGTTYLPYKLTSPTTSTKQDNNVDPYERVDVANASGTYTITVTHKGTLTGGSQNYTLIVTGVTGTPVVCNATVPTGVSTSGVTSSGASVSWTAVPGATYDVRYRQAGTTSWTTNAVTATSTTLSGLSASTQYEVQVRSKCSSGNSNYSTSVNFTTSAVTLNYCASKGDSVNDEYIQRVQLGTINNASGAGNGYTDHTAISTNLAKGTSHTITITPRWTGTVYDEGYGVFIDYNKDGDFSDSGETVWTKSASKDTPVSGSFTVPSGAVEGATRMRVILRYNAVPSACGTYNYGETEDYTVVIGSSQADTQAPTAPSSLAASNVAQTSLTLNWAASTDNVGVTGYDVYQGSSKLSTVTGTSYNVSGLTASTAYAFSVKAKDAAGNESASSNTVNVTTLGNTVTYCASKGNRVTYEWIDYVAFGGMTNTTGKDGGYGDYTSKVANVSRGATSQLVVSAGFRSTQYNEYFYIWIDYNKNGTFESSELVASGNSNSAGNRTANITIPTSASLGQTRMRVTMKYNAAPTPCETFADGEVEDYTVNITGSSAANLYTIYVEENGDALRHENVSDVMAYPNPAKDYVQVRMLSKEAGVTYKIINTIGSVVQSGRLNSSNVNISQLKSGIYMLEVNDGQRSLTTKLVKE, from the coding sequence ATGAGACACAAGTACTTAAAAAGTCTTGTAGTTGCTAGTGCGTTTATTGGATTCACGTCACAAATCCAAGCACAAAGCAAAAACGAGGCTCAGAAAATTCGTAGTAAGTACAACTTAACAAAACTACGAGGAATGAAGCAAAACTTCGAAAAAGATGCTTCAGATGAAAAACAACAAGCTTTACGTTTAGCAAAACAAAATGGTTGGAAAACTAAGTTTACCGCCAAAGATGGTAGTATGCTAGAGCTTCAAAGAGTTGTTGATGGAAAGCCAATCTATTACACTACGTTTAATGAAGATGCAGCTAGGTCTACTAGAACAAATCATTTAAATTCTGGTGGTTCATTAGGATTGAATTTAATGGGGCAAAATATGACTGCCCATGTATGGGATGGTGGAATTGCTAGAGCTACTCATAGAGAATATGATGGAGCTGGAGGAAATAACCGTTTTTCAGTAGGAGATGGAAGTTCTTCTCAAAACTTTCATGCAGCACACGTTACAGGAACTATCATAGCTTCTGGTGTTACAGCTTCTGCAAAAGGAATGGCACCTCATGCAAAAGGTGTAGGTTATGATTGGAACAATGACAAAGCTGAGGCTACTACAGCAGCTTCTAATGGAATGTTAGTTTCTAATCATTCTTATGGTTTCAGAGTAAGAGATAATAGTGGACAAGTAATTATACCGCAGTATTATTTTGGAGGATATATTGATGAGTCTCGTGATTGGGATCAAATTATGTTCAATGCGCCTCAATATTTAATGGTTGTAGCAGCAGGTAATGATGGTAATGATAATACTGCTAATACAAACCCTGCTGGAGGATCTGGTTGGGATAAATTAACAGGACATTCAACATCAAAGAATAATTTAGTAGTCGCAAATGCTCAAGATGCTAATGTAGATTCAAATGGAAACTTGGTTTCTGTATCTATAAATAGCTCTAGTAGTGAAGGGCCAACAGATGATTTTAGAATTAAACCTGATATTACTGGAAATGGTACTGGGGTTTACTCTACATATCATAATGGTGATGCTTCTTATCAAAACTTAACAGGAACATCTATGGCTTCTCCAAATGTAACAGGTTCTTTATTATTGTTACAAGAGCATTATAATAACACGCATGGTTCTTATATGAGAGCAGCAACTTTAAAAGGTTTAGCACTTCATACAGCTGATGACGCAGGAGCTTCTGGGCCAGATGCTGTTTTTGGATGGGGATTGTTAAATGCTAAAAAAGCTGCAGAAAGTATTACAAAAAGAGGAAATGAAACTAAAATTGAAGAGCTAACTCTTTCAGCTGGTCAAACGTATACAATTACAGTTGATGCTGATGGTACTAATCCTTTATTGGCATCTATTTCTTGGACAGACAGACCTGGAGTAGCTAATACAGGTACTGTGAATTTAAGTACTCCTGCATTAGTAAATGATTTAGATTTAAGAGTTTCTAAAAGTGGTACTACGTATTTGCCATACAAATTAACAAGTCCAACAACAAGTACTAAACAGGATAATAACGTTGATCCTTATGAAAGAGTAGATGTAGCGAATGCTTCAGGAACATATACTATTACAGTTACACATAAAGGAACATTAACTGGAGGAAGTCAAAATTATACATTAATTGTAACTGGAGTTACTGGTACACCAGTAGTTTGTAACGCAACAGTACCAACAGGAGTATCTACATCAGGAGTTACTTCTTCAGGTGCATCAGTAAGCTGGACAGCTGTACCAGGAGCTACTTATGATGTACGTTATCGTCAAGCAGGAACGACTTCTTGGACAACAAATGCTGTTACTGCTACTAGTACAACATTAAGTGGATTATCAGCATCTACACAGTATGAAGTTCAGGTTCGTAGTAAGTGTTCTTCTGGAAATTCAAATTATAGTACATCAGTTAACTTTACAACAAGTGCTGTAACACTAAACTATTGTGCTTCAAAAGGAGATAGTGTAAATGATGAATATATTCAAAGAGTTCAATTAGGTACAATTAATAATGCTTCAGGAGCAGGAAATGGGTATACAGATCATACAGCTATATCTACTAATTTAGCAAAAGGAACTTCACATACAATTACCATAACTCCAAGATGGACAGGAACTGTTTATGATGAAGGATATGGAGTTTTTATTGATTACAATAAAGATGGGGATTTCTCTGATTCAGGTGAAACAGTTTGGACCAAATCAGCATCAAAAGATACGCCTGTTAGTGGGTCTTTTACAGTGCCATCTGGAGCTGTTGAAGGAGCTACAAGAATGCGTGTAATTCTAAGATACAATGCAGTTCCTTCTGCTTGTGGAACCTATAATTATGGTGAAACAGAAGATTATACTGTTGTAATTGGTTCATCTCAGGCGGATACACAAGCACCAACAGCACCAAGTAGTCTGGCAGCTTCTAATGTAGCGCAAACGTCATTAACACTTAATTGGGCAGCTTCAACAGATAATGTAGGTGTAACAGGGTATGATGTATACCAAGGAAGTTCTAAGTTATCAACTGTAACAGGTACTTCTTATAATGTTTCAGGATTAACAGCTAGTACTGCTTATGCGTTTTCTGTAAAAGCAAAAGATGCGGCAGGTAATGAATCTGCTTCAAGTAATACTGTTAACGTTACTACGCTAGGGAATACGGTTACTTATTGTGCTTCAAAAGGTAATAGAGTAACTTATGAATGGATTGATTATGTTGCATTTGGAGGAATGACAAACACTACAGGAAAAGATGGTGGTTATGGAGATTATACTTCAAAAGTAGCGAACGTTTCTAGAGGAGCTACAAGTCAACTTGTAGTAAGCGCAGGATTTAGAAGTACACAATACAATGAGTATTTTTATATTTGGATTGATTACAACAAAAATGGAACTTTTGAATCTTCTGAGTTAGTAGCATCAGGAAACTCAAACAGTGCAGGTAACAGAACAGCAAATATTACAATACCTACAAGTGCTAGTTTAGGACAAACTAGAATGCGTGTAACTATGAAGTATAACGCTGCACCAACTCCATGTGAAACATTTGCGGATGGAGAGGTAGAAGATTATACCGTTAATATTACAGGCTCTAGTGCTGCAAACTTGTATACAATTTATGTTGAAGAAAATGGAGATGCTTTAAGACATGAGAATGTTTCTGATGTTATGGCATACCCTAATCCAGCTAAAGATTATGTTCAGGTAAGAATGCTTTCAAAAGAGGCTGGAGTAACATATAAAATAATAAATACTATTGGAAGTGTTGTACAATCAGGACGTTTAAATTCTTCAAACGTTAACATTTCTCAGTTAAAATCTGGTATTTACATGTTAGAGGTAAATGATGGTCAAAGGTCATTAACTACCAAATTAGTTAAAGAATAA